The Vibrio coralliirubri DNA window CGCGATCGTTTTCTGGCAATGCTTCTGTGTTCTGATTCTTCAGGAATCGCGTTTAAAAGCAGTTCCAGAAAGTCACCGTCTTTGCGACCACCTTCTGAATATAAGCGTTGAATATCGCGCATCTGGAGCAATTGATTGAGTTGATCTCTAGAAGTGAAGAAGCGGCGCTGCTTGCTTAATGGGTAGTTCTCAAAGGTATTGAGCCCAAGGTCGCTTAACACGAACTGGCTTAAGTCTTGATAGGTGTTGGCAAAGAACAGCAATAGTAATACATCGATAACTTGAGATTCGATGACGTAAATACAGTCGAAGGTCAGGTTTTGAAATTGATCGAAAGGTTGTTGATCAAGCAGTAGCAACAGGTCGTCTTTCTTGGCAGTTCTGCGGCTCTTTAGGGCGGGGAATACATTCAACAATTCTGGCTTGGTGAGTAAGTGCAACCCGAGCTGGACCTCATTAATGACGAAGTCATGCTGTTCTTCGGGATGACTCAACCCAATGAAGCCTGAGCTGCTTAGCTCTTGCAGTGCGGTCTTTAGATCTAGAATCTCAACATAGTTGAGTTTATCGCTGCGAAACCAACGGCCTTTACGAGAAAGCAAACGTACCATTAAGCATTGGCTTGAAACGGAAAGACGTTTGTATGCGGACAACCAACGGCATTCATCGTCACTCAGAAGATCGGGGTAGAGCGTTTGAGCGTGTTCAACCAGTCGATTGAAGTTGTCGAGATAATAAGTAGGGGAGAGCTGAACAGTGGTTTCGGTCGTCAATGGAGAAGTCGCTTGATACAAAAAGAGCCTAACCCTAAGGTTAAGCTCTTCAGTAACAAATTCAATCTTTTCTGTTGATTAAGCTTGTGATGCTTTTAGTTCAGCAACTTTAGCTTCAGAGATTGGCTTAGTGATGATTGCTAGAACAATACACACTGCCATCATAACTGCAGAGATTGTGTAAGCTAGGCCGTAACCTTCGCCGTTTGACATTGAGAAGCCAACAACTGCTGCACCGATAGCGCCGCCGATACCCCATGCCGTGTAAAGCACGCCGTAGTTAGTACCGTAGTTTTTCAGACCGTAGAACTCAGCAGTTAGTGTTGGGAATACTGCTAGAAGCGTACCGTAACCAACAGCTGCGATAGCCGTACCAATGATTAGCGTGAATTCAGAGTTGAACGTAGCGAATAGAGCCATGTTCGCGCCTTGAAGGATGAACGCTAGAAGTAGAGTACGTACACCACCGATTTTATCTGCAAGCATACCCGCAGCAACACGGCCGCCTGAGTTGAATACTGCAAGGATAGACGCTAGGTAAACTGCGTTTGGCAGGTTAGCTTGAACGCTAGCAATTGTAGTGATGTTACCGATGATCATTAGACCAACAGATGCAGCGAATGCGTACATGATCCATAGAGAGTAGAACTGAGGAGTCTTCAGCATTACTTTCCAAGTTAGGTCTTCAGTCTTCTTAACCGCTTTAGGAGCTTGGCCTGCTTTTACTTTAGGCTCAGCTGGCGTGTAATCCGCTGGTGGGTTGTTGATTGTTGCTGCTAGAGGTACTGCGATTGCAAGTACACCAACACCAAGAATCATAAAGCTAGTTTGGATACCCATGCTGTCGATTAGCGCAGAAGTTACTGGTGCTAGGTAGATAGCTGCAAGACCGAAGCCTGCTGCGATAAGACCGTTAACCATACCTTTCTTAGAAGAGTGGAACCACTTCATTGCAGATGGAGAAAGACATGCGTAACCGAAGCCGATACCAGCACCTGTCATCACACCGAACGTGATGTTCAGCATCATAGGTGTTGTAGCGAAACCAGAAGCAATCATGCCTAGGCCTGTTAGAGCCGTACCTAGGATAAGGATCTTACGTGGACCCATACGGTCTTGTAGGATGCCCGCAACAAGAAGACAAACAGAGAATGTGATAGTTGCAATAGCGTAAGGTGAAGATGCTTCAGCAGCACTCCAACCAGCTTCAGTTACTAGCGCTTTGTTAAATACACTCCAAGCATACAGGATGCCAAGACAAAGGTTGATACAGAAGCCTGCTAGCAGGATACGTGTTGCTTTATCAATCTTGCTCATTTTTATTCTCAGTTTTGTCATCGGTTAGTGGAGAGCCACTTAACTAAAGACGGGTTATTGTGATTGTTTCTTCAAAATTAGTTTGCGTTTATCAACAGATAGCGCAAAAGAGCGCGGATTATAACCAATAAAAATGTGATTGGAATCTCTTTTTCCATTTTCGGTAAATTAAATTCATTTTGTTAATAAGTTGTTTTTCATTGGTTTTTAAAATGTATTCAACACCTTTCTGTTTTGTTCTTTTTCGCTCTGTTTTCTTATTATTTCAGGGTTTTTGAGGAGATGGTTTTTGAATAGACACGTATTCCGTGCGGATATCACAGAGTTACAAATAATTTTAATTAATTTCTAAGGTTAAATTTGTGTAACAAAATAAATCGAAACAGCGCTTTGTTCATATGAGACAAGGAGTAACGGAGTTTTATTAAAAACAGAATGTTAAGCAATTGTTAAGGATGCTTTTTGTTAGTACTTTTGCTTGCATTTTGTTCGATTGGAGGGGTTGTGTTGTCCGTAAAAAGTGGGAAAATAGTACGCAAACTGAGATTCCAAATTTGAAAGGATGCGTTTCCAACTTATGGTGAGGCGAGTATTATGAAACTGTTTTTAATTTTATTGATGTCAATTTCTGGTGGTGTAGCGGCAGCTGACCATATTCACTCTTTCCTATTCGGCTTCTATGTTGCGGCTCTAGCAGTTGGTAGTTGCTACTGGCTTGCATTCCGCAGTACGCGTTTCCCACAGTTGGCATTAGTGCTGTTGATGTGTGGCTTTTTTGCGAAAATTGCAGTGACTGTTATCGGTGTTTCTTGGGGTATCTCGAACGATATCATTCAATCGCCGTTCATTTTCTCATTGTCATACCTGTTCTTCTTAGTGGTTGTGTCTTACGTTTGGTTTGCATACCGCGATAAATTGACGCTAAAACAACGCGCTAAGAAGGTAGAAGAGTCTCGCAAACAAGCGGCAGCGTAATTCGATTTGATTCTTAAAAAGCCTTCTTCGGAAGGCTTTGTTGATCCTGCCTACCTGAACTCTATTCTTTGGTTATGACGGCAGACAAAAGAAACCCCAGTATGGTGACATACTGGGGTTTCTTGTTATTTATCTATTATCTAGCAGTTACCATCTACCAAAGACTACTCTGAAGGCGTGTTACTTCTTCATCATCTTA harbors:
- a CDS encoding L-lactate MFS transporter — protein: MSKIDKATRILLAGFCINLCLGILYAWSVFNKALVTEAGWSAAEASSPYAIATITFSVCLLVAGILQDRMGPRKILILGTALTGLGMIASGFATTPMMLNITFGVMTGAGIGFGYACLSPSAMKWFHSSKKGMVNGLIAAGFGLAAIYLAPVTSALIDSMGIQTSFMILGVGVLAIAVPLAATINNPPADYTPAEPKVKAGQAPKAVKKTEDLTWKVMLKTPQFYSLWIMYAFAASVGLMIIGNITTIASVQANLPNAVYLASILAVFNSGGRVAAGMLADKIGGVRTLLLAFILQGANMALFATFNSEFTLIIGTAIAAVGYGTLLAVFPTLTAEFYGLKNYGTNYGVLYTAWGIGGAIGAAVVGFSMSNGEGYGLAYTISAVMMAVCIVLAIITKPISEAKVAELKASQA